AGTGATTATGTTGACGCAAAAGGCAGACTCAGACCCCTATTAATTTGTTCTGTTGGATCTGTGGATCCAGGGGAATCACTAGGCCCCCGAGGCCAGAAAATCCAGCTTCTGCTGCCCTCAGAAGACAGAACTGCAGATTTAGAAGATTCAGTTTTAACAGTGATTTTTCTAGTTGCAGTCACAAAAAAGCAGCTAGTAAAGAATGAGCCCAAGGAAGCCTTCAGAGGTCCTGGATTAGCCTTACCTTCCTCCTGCTTGTTGGCAGGTTTGGCATAAATGGCATTAAGTGGAAAGCCAGGCTCCCCAGGAATTGGGAAGTTAGTGATTCCTAGTGTgtacatttctttctctccttggCCTTTGGAGTTACACTGCAAGAACCAGGCAAACAATGGATTAACAGTTATAAACAAAACTGATGGAGCATTAAACTCAAATATTTTACCATCTGTAACACATAAAAACCCATCAAGAATAGCAACACAGCATCTCTTCGGAGATCCACAGCCTTGGAGTATCTGTGGCTCTGACAGCTAAGACTGGGGTGAACAAGGTTATTTGTGCCACTGGGAGGAGAATATCAGCAAACCCTTCCCTGAGTACAATCCCCAGAACAGACTGAGTGTCCCTCCTGCACAGAAATTTACTTTTCTTAccttttgcagctttttcaAGCACTCAGAAATGTAGAGGGTTACGTAGATCAGCGTTCTGTCAGCCTCATTCTGCAAAACAAGAGCAAGCACAGAGCCCAGCCACTCTTAGATTAAGGGAGACTTTATGCAACTGATAAAAGTTTGAAAGAAGAATAAGTTCAAGACATTTTGGCCTAAAATTTCCCCAGGAGAGAGGGACTTGCAATTCATGACATTTAcccaactttaaaaattaagtgggaggaagaggagttTTTGTTATCTAGCAGAATTACTtcattgaaaataaatgtatattcACAGCACCAACCCTCCAAAAAACTACTATATGCACAGTATCTCAAAAAATTACcttaatttcataatttttgaagaaaacattagCTTTGAAGTAGTAGATGGCTTCATCTATAATATCTGTGTCCTTAgctaacaaaaaagaaatacagagttAAACAGTGCACCATTACGC
This genomic window from Haliaeetus albicilla chromosome 10, bHalAlb1.1, whole genome shotgun sequence contains:
- the ARPC3 gene encoding actin-related protein 2/3 complex subunit 3, translating into MPAYHSTLMDSDTKLIGNMALLPIRSQFKGPAPRETKDTDIIDEAIYYFKANVFFKNYEIKNEADRTLIYVTLYISECLKKLQKCNSKGQGEKEMYTLGITNFPIPGEPGFPLNAIYAKPANKQEEEVMRAYLQQLRQETGLRLCEKVFDPQSDKPSKWWICFVKRQFMNKSLSGPGQ